Below is a window of Veillonella rodentium DNA.
GTGAAAGTACAAAAACAGAACTGTTCAATACATTTAATGAATTATTAAATAATAATAAGCAGATCGTCCTCACATCGGATACGATGCCGAATGACATGGAACAATTTGAGGACCGCCTCAGATCCAGATTCCAGGCCGGCTACATCGCCACCATGGAAAATCCGGATTTGGAGACGCGCATCGCTATCTTTAAATCTCTGTTAGAACGGGAATACAACAAAAACAAGATCATTCGCATCGATAACGATTCCATCAACTATGTGGCTCTTCAATTCAGCGAAAACGTCCGCGTCCTTCAGGGGGCTTTCAACAAGCTCATCGGTACCGCATCTATCGACCACCGCATGGAATCCATCGATCTGGAATATACTAAACAGGCTCTAGCGGGCCTCGTTCACGCGGAAGAAGTGAACCTGGTCAACATAGAAACTATTCAGAACTTCGTCAGTTCCTATTTCAATATAAAGAAACAGGATTTACTTGGAAAAAAACGAAAAGCTCAATTCGCATTTCCCCGTCAAATCGCCATGTATCTGTGCCGCGATATGATCAATGAAAGCTATCCGCAGATTGCAGCGGCTTTCTCGCGCGACCATACGACAATTCTTCACGCTTATGAAAAAATAACGAAAGAAATCGAAAAAAACGAAGAAACAAAATTGATGATTGGAGAAATCAAACAGAAATTAACAACCTGTGGATAAGTATGTGGATATAATGTGTACAACATTGTGGATATCACAAAATTTCGTATTTGCTGTGAATATGTGGATAACCGGGTACAACCTGTCAACAGGGTTATACACAAGCCAAGTGATACATAGTCACTGGCGCCATCGTACTTTTACACATATAAACAGCACTCTACTACTACTTCTACTAAACTAATAAACAAATCAGAAAACCAGTAGAAACAGATCTACCGTAGAATATATATAAGGAGAACATTATGCATATTAAATTTCCGAAAATAAATCTTCAAAAAGCAATCAACGTATTACAGAAGGTATCTCAAAATAAAACAAGTTCAAACTTACCGGGTGCTATCTATATGACAACCAAAAACGGACAAGTGGAACTACAGGGTAATGACTTTGAACTGGGTATCCGTTTGAGCATTGAAGGTGAAATTTTAGAACCCGGGACAATGGTTGTAGGATCACGTTATTTTCAAGAATTAATCCGTAAATTACCGGGTGATACGATTGAACTCTATAAACCGGAAGATGGAAATTCATTAACAATCACATCGGGGTCCTCCGAATTCAACCTTGTTACACTTCATCCCGATGATTTTTCACTGGTAGAGCAAATTCACGATCAGGATCATCTTAACATCGACAGCTTTGCCATGAAAGAACTCATCGATTTAACAAATTATGCGGCCGCTACCGATGAAGACCGTCCTGTATTTACAGGGGCTCTTCTTGAAGTAAAGGAATCGGAAGTTACCATGGTTGCAACAGATACACATCGCATGGCGGTTAAGAAAATCACCATCGAAGAACCTGCGACGACTCCGATGCGCGCCATCATTCCTACAAAAACATTGGCCGAAGTATCCCGCTTATTACCGACGGATAATCCGGCTGTAATCAATATCATCTGGAATCGTACGCAGATCGCTTTCAATTTTGAATCGATTTATATCATTTCCCGTTTGATTGAAGGCACATATCCTGAATATGAAAAGGTAATTCCGTCTCAATTTGATTCCAGCGCCATCATCGACAGCAAGGAATTTGCCGGTGCCGTAGATCGCGTATCGTTGTTGGCAAAGGATATCAGCTATAATGTCATCCGCTATGACTGGTCTGAAAGTAAGGTAACCTTATCCACACAGAATTCCGAAATCGGTATGGCTAAAGAGGATGTGCCTGTGGAATTTAAGGGCGTGCCGTTTACCATTTCTTTCAACGGTCGCTATATTGCAGATATTTTGCGTCACAGTTCGGGCGAAAATATTCATCTGTATCTGAAACAGAACGGACCTGTTGTGATTCGTCAGGATAATAATCCTAATTATACCTATGTCGTAACGCCTGTTCGTACGAATTCGTAATAGGAGGGCCTTATGAAAGAACAACGTCAGGTTCCTATTCATACTGAATATATTCAAATCGATCAGCTGTTAAAATTGGAAGGCATCATCGAAACGGGCGGTCAGATTAAAACGTTTATCGATGATAAAGCCCTCACATTGAACGGTCAGATCGTTACGGAAAAGCGCAAGAAATGCCGTGTCGGTGATGTCATAACCTGTGAAGGCATCGATGTGGATTTCGTTGTTACCAAAGAGGAGGCATAATCGGTGAGAATTGACTCACTGCAATTATTCCAGTTTCGCAACTACAAGGATATTCAGATTCAGTTCAACCCGGAAATCATCGTCCTGTACGGTACAAACGGGGCGGGGAAGACGAATATCCTCGAGTCCATATATGTAGGAACTATCGGCAAGAGCCATCGCACGAACGATACATCGGATATGTTATTATTCAACGCGGATGAAGCAGGTCTCGTCGTGAAGTTCGAGAAAAAGGATACGCCTCAGAAGGTAAATATCAAGTTGTTCCGTCAAGGGGCGAAGGATATCAGATTGAATGATACGAAGATTTCTCAAAAGGAACTCATCGGTACATTGAATACGGTTATCTTCTGTCCGGAGGACTTACAGCTCATCAAGGGCAGCCCCTCTGGGCGTCGTCGATTTCTTGATATGGAAATCTCCCAGACAAGCGCTACCTATTATCATCAGATCATACAATATAACCGGTTGTTGCAGCAACGCAATGCGCTGTTAAAAGAATACCGCGGTAAGCAGAGCATACCTCTCGATGAATGGGATTTACAGCTGGCGGATATGGCGAGTTTTATCGTAAAAAAACGCCTTGAAAGTCTAAAGAAAATCAATCTTCTCATCGATCTGATGAATCGTAAGCTCACGGGAGGTCTTGAAAATCTCACCATCAGCTATGAACAGTCATATATTGAGGACGGTTCTTTGGAATATACGAAGGAAGGCTTTTACGAGCGAATCAAGGCGGCTTTGCCGCTGGATCGTCATCGACTTACGACCAGTGTTGGTCCTCATCGCGATGATTTGAGATTTTTCTCGGACGGCATGGATCTAAAAAAATTCGGATCTCAGGGACAGCAGCGAACGGCCGTTTTGTCGCTCAAGTTGAGTGAACTGGAATTCATCAAATCCGAGGTGGGTGAATATCCGGTACTTTTATTGGACGATGTCCTGAGTGAATTGGACGAGTCGAGACGGGCGAATTTATTGCAGTTTATTCACAAACGAATTCAAACATTTATTACTACGACGGATATTCATGATTTTCAGGATTTAAAATCCGTTCAATTTATTCATTGTGAAGGGGGACAGATTCAGTATGGAAAGCCTTGATCTATGTTTGCCTATGGCTTTGAGTAAACTGAATTTGCTGGAACAGTATAAATTGAATACCCTCATGCATCACTGGCATGATGTGGTGGGGGCTGTTATCGCCTCTCATGCGCAGATTGTGGATATCAAGCCGCCCCTCGTCATCATCAGCGCGGATACATCCATGTGGATGCAGGAATTACAGATGCAGAAACGGCGCATCATCGAGGAAATCAACAACTATTACGGTCGTGAAATCATTGAGGATATCCGATTTATCATGCGTCGTCAGAGTTATGTGAAAGCAGCGGAAAATAAGGGATTGTCCATTCCGGATATGCCTGTTCCGGATAAGAATATAGATTTTGACAGTATCGTGCTTTCAGAGGACGATGTGAAAGCTATCGATCGGTCTTTAGAGAAAACGGATAATGAGAAATTAAAATCAGCTTTCAGAAAGATACAAATTACGCGGCGCAAGAAGGAAATTTATTTGGAGCGCTGCGGATATCATCGCTGTCATCGATGCGGCATGCATATGCAATCGAAAAAAGACGTATGTCCCACCTGCGAATATGAGATGCATCGGGAACATATCAAGGCCATTAAGGCTGTGATTCGAAAATATCCGTACATAAAGTACAGTGACTGTCAGACCTTTATTGAATGTACATTTATTCATTTTGCAGAAGCGATGCGGGAATGCATATACTTTTATTTGGATAAGATTTATAAGGGGTCAATCAATCGTCGTCACATGTATATGGCGGCTATGCTCATTACCCATAAAAAACAGGACGAACTGACGGAGCAGCACGTCATTAATCTGTGTAATAAATATCGATCCAAATTCCTTGCGGAAGAAAAACAACGCAAAATTGATGCGTTGAATGGGGTTCTTGAAAAATAAATGTACATTTGAAAATTTGATAAGCATAAAAATAAATTATATTTCAGTTATAGAATATATTTTTTTGGGATGCTTTTAATTAGTACAATAAGGAGTTTCTATGTACGTTCATATCGGTGATACCGTAGCGGTACCTATAGAATCCATCATCACCATGGTTCATGCAAAGGGCGGAAAATCTCATAAAAGTCCGATTCATCATTATGAATCGATGGAATATATCGCCATGGTGCCGGATGAAAAAATCAAGACATATGTGGTGACAGATGACTGCATATACGCATCCGGTATCAGTATTAAGACATTAATGAGACGAATTGATGAATTTTATAGTATAATAAACAGATAAGTTAAATTTCCTTACCCGTTGTGGGTTAGGGTTTTGTTAGGAGGAGTTTGTTTCATGCCTGAACAAAATTATGGGGCCCAGAATATTCAAGTATTAGAAGGTCTTGATGCGGTTCGTAAACGCCCGGGGATGTATATCGGCAGTACGTCTGTACGCGGTTTACATCATCTCGTATATGAAGTAGTGGATAATTCCGTGGATGAAGCGCTCGCAGGTTATGCGACGCATATCGAAGTATCTATCAATCCCGATAACAGTGTTACCGTAGTGGACGACGGTCGCGGTATTCCTACGGGAATGCACGAATCCGGTATGTCCGCCGTGGAATTGGTGTTGACCAAATTACATGCAGGCGGTAAATTCGGCGGCGGCGGATATAAAGTATCCGGCGGTCTGCACGGCGTAGGTATTTCCGTTGTTAACGCATTGAGCGAATGGACGAAGGTGCAGGTATCTCAAAATGGTATCATTCAGGAGATTACTTTCGCCCGCGGTCATAAAACATCGGAACTTACTGAAATCGGTAAGTCTGAAAGCACGGGTACTACCGTTATATTCAAGCCTGATGCTGAAATCTTTGAAACCATTGAATTCAATTTCGATACATTGAAAATACGCCTTCAGGAATTGGCGTTCCTCAATAAAGGTCTTCGTATCACATTGAGCGATTTGCGCCAGGATGAACCGCGTGTGGAAAGCTTTCACTATGAAGGCGGCTTGAGTTCTTTCATAACGTTCCTGAACGAAAATAAGGAAGTCGTAAATCCGACGGTAATCGACATTGAAAATACAAAGGATGATGTGGTCGTGGATGTAGCTCTTCAATATAATGACAGCTACAGCGAAAATATTTTGTCCTTCGTAAATAATATCAATACCGTGGATGGCGGTACACATCTGTCGGGTTTCCGCTCCGCTTTGACTCGTACATTGAACGATTACGGTCGTAAGGCCGGCTTGATCAAGGAAAATGAATCCAATCTGTCCGGCGAGGACGTGCGCGAAGGTTTGACCGCCGTCGTTTCCGTGAAAGTACTGGAACCTCAGTTTGAAGGTCAGACGAAAACAAAACTCGGCAACAGCGAAGTTAAGGGGATTACCGATGTCATCGTGTCGGACGGACTCAAGACATTCTTTGAGGAACATCCGCAGGATGCGAAGAAAATCATCGAAAAGGCGACCATGGCGAGCCGTGCTCGTGAGGCTGCCCGTAAAGCCCGCGATTTGACGCGCCGCAAAAATGCTCTTGAAGTGTCCAGCTTGCCCGGTAAATTGGCTGACTGCTCCGAAAAGGATACATCCATGACGGAAATTTATCTCGTCGAAGGTGATTCCGCGGGCGGTAGTGCTAAACAGGGCCGTGATCGCCGTTATCAGGCGATTTTGCCGTTGCGCGGCAAAATCCTTAACGTAGAAAAGGCGCGCCTTGATAAAATTTTGGCAAATAACGAAATTCGATCCATGATTACCGCTTTCGGTACAGGCATCGGCGATGAATTCGATATTACGAAATCCCGTTACAACAAGATTATCATCATGACGGATGCGGACGTCGACGGCGCTCATATCCGTACTCTGTTGTTGACATTCTTCTACCGCTATATGAAACCGCTAGTAGAAGAAGGTCACATTTATATCGCTCAACCGCCTCTTTATCAGATCAAGAAGGGCAAATCTCACTGGTATGTATATTCCGATGCGGAAATGACCGCTAAACTTGATGAAATAGGCCGTGACGGCATTACGATTCAGCGATACAAAGGTTTGGGGGAAATGAACCCTGAACAATTATGGGAAACGACGATGAACCCTGAAAATCGCACGATTTTACAAGTTAGTCTTGAAGATTCCATTGAAGCGGATAAAATCTTTACCGTATTGATGGGCGATAAGGTGGAACCGCGTCGTAAATTTATTGAAGATAATGCTAAGTACGTGCGTAATCTCGATTTATAAGGAGTACACATGTCTGATAATCAACATAATAACGTAGAGTATACGTCTAATACACAACAACATTTAAAACGCTCCCTCAAAGCGCGTCATATGAACATGATCGCCTTGGGCGGGGCCATAGGTACCGGTCTTTTCGTGGCCGGCGGTGAGGTGGTCAGTACCGCCGGTCCTGGTGGTGCTCTCGTGGCTTACGGTCTCATCGGGATCATGGTGTACTTTCTGATGACATCTTTAGGTGAGATGGCGACGTACTTGCCGATTCCCGGTTCGTTCGGAACCTATGCAAAACGCTATGTAGATCCTGCATTCGGCTTTGCGTTGGGGTGGAACTACTGGTTTAACTGGGCTATTACGCTGGCTGCGGAGGTGCTCGCAGGGGCGCTCATCATGAAATACTGGTTTCCTGATGTGCCGGCCATCGTGTGGTCCGCGCTGTTCCTTTTCATTTTATTCGGGCTTAACTATTTGTCGACCCGTTCTTTTGGTGAAAGCGAGTATGTGTTCTCCAGCATTAAGGTCATTACGGTATTCGTATTCCTGTTTTGCGGCTTTATGCTGATCCTCGGTATCGGCGGTACATCGCCGGGGTTCACGAACTGGACAGTCGGAGACGCGCCGTTTGTAGGCGGTTGGGAAGCGATTCTCGCCATCTTCATGGTAGCGGGCTTCTCGTTTCAGGGTACGGAGCTCATCGGCGTAGCGGCCGGTGAAGCGGAAGAACCGGAAAAAAATGTGCCGAAGGCGATTAATTCCATCTTCTGGCGTATCTTATTGTTCTATATCGGTGCTTTCACAGTTATCGGTTTCCTCATTCCTTATACGGATCCTAATTTATTGAATTCCAGCATTGAAAATGTGTCCATCAGTCCGTTCACCTTGGTATTCGACCGCTTCGGATTCGCCTTTGCGGCGAGCTTCATCAATGCCATCATTTTGACGGCCGTATTGAGTGCGGGTAACTCCGGTCTCTATTCTTCGACCCGTATGCTCTATGCGTTGGCGAAGGAAGGTCAGGCGCCTAAGATATTCGCTAAATTGAATAAACGAGGTGTGCCTGTTCCGGCATTGGTGTTGACGGCGGCCATCGGTTTGTTTGCATTCCTTACGAGCTTCATCGGTGAAGGTACGGCATATACGTGGATCGTCAATATCTCCGGTCTATGCGGTTTCATCGCCTGGGTCGGCATTGCGGTGGCGCACTATCGTTTCCGTCGTGCTTTCAAGGCACAGGGCAGAGATCTCAGCGAATTGCCGTATAAAGCATCTTTCTTCCCGTTCGGTCCGATTTTGGCGCTCATTCTTTGTATTATCATCATCTGCGGTCAAAATTACACGGCTTTCACAGGCGAGACAATCGACTGGTACGGCGTATCCGTCGCCTATATCGGCCTGCCTGTATTCTTCGCCGTGTATCTAGGCTATAAATATACAAAGAAAACAAAGCTGGTGCCGTTAAAAGAGATTAACCTGAATCGGGATTTCGAACGATAGAGATCCCGAGCGATAGGGATTCCGGTGTATCGACAGTTTCGTTGATGGTATAGATTTTGTTGATATGGACGGACCTGTTTGTATCGGCAGTAAGGAGCCAATTATGATTATTACAACAACAATGCATATTGAAAATTATTCTATAAAAGAATATAAGGGCATCGTATTCGGCGAAGTCGTAGAGGGCCGTAATTTTGTAAAAGATTTTATGTCCGGCATCCGCGATATCGTCGGCGGTCGCAGCGGCAGCTATGAAGAATCCTTGATGAAAGCACGTCAGGCCGCACTCGATGAAATGGCGAGCCGCGCTCAGAAAATCGGCGCTAATGCGATTATCGGCGTATCCTTTCAATACAGCACAGTAGGTGAAACAAACGGCATGCTCATGATTACATGCAACGGAACGGCTGTAGTGATCTGATTTGAATCGGATAATTTAATAAGACATAAAAGGGACTGTAATAGAATGCGGTAAGACGGCATTTATAGTACAGTCCCTTTTCGTTTATCCATCATAAAATATATGCGGTACAAAATGGAATAAATCGATTTATAAAGATACAAAATACAATAAATCTATAGGATAATGTATATTGTAATATAGAGCGGGCCAAAGGTATTATTTAGAAATACAATGTGTTGATTATATGAGATATGTAAAAAAAAAGCTATATCATCAGCGAGCGACTTACGTAGAATGGAGCGAGAGGGTGATATAGCTTTCTTTTTGTCGTTAATTATTAAAAATATAGTAATAAAATAGGCCCGCTCTATATTAATAGAACGAGCCTATAGATTTATTCTATTTTGTACCAAGTTGCATACATCACGGGCAGTACGATGAGTGTTAGTACTGTTGCGACGAGCAGGCCGCCGCTGAAAGCGATGGCAAGAGGGCTCCAGAAAACGGACCCCATGAGGGGAATCATGCCCATGATAGCTGCAATGGCGGTGAGCATGATAGGGCGGAACCGAAGTGTTGCGGAGCTGATGATAGCTTCACGCGGTTCCTGTCCCTGTGCTTTGTGGATTTCGATTTGATCGAGCAGGATGATGGAGTTACGAATGATCATGCCAGACAGAGCGATGATGCCCAGAATGGCCATAAAGCCGAGCGGTGTTCTCGTAATGTTGAGGGCCACTACGACGCCGATGAGTCCGAGCGGAGCCGTTAAGAGAGCCATGAACATGAGCGGAATTCTCTTCAATTGGAACATGAGAATCGTCATGATTACAAAGAGCATGATCGGCATCGGTACCAGTAATTTGTCTACCGCCGTAACGCTCTTTTCCGCGGAGCCGTCGAGGTCGATGGTATACCCTGCAGGCAAGCTGTCACGAATATCCTTTAATTGCTTATAGATTTCATTTGTTTTCGCATTACCGAGGACGCCTTCTTTCACATTGGCGTGTACGCTGATGGTCGGCATCATGTTGCGATGCCAGATGATACCGTCCTCCTGGGTCATCGTAATCGTCGCGATTTGGCTGAGCGGTACGTAATTACCGCTTCCCGTTTGAATAGGCAATGATGAAAGGGCACTTAAATTGTGCTGTGCATTGTCACCCAATCGGAATGTAATCGGAATGGTTTGATTTCCTTCGTAATATTCACCGGATTTCGTACCCGATAATAAGCTTTGCAGATGCAAGGATACGGAATAGCTGTCGATGCCGAGCAGACGCGCCTTATTCGGATCGATGTGTACGTTGGCGACCGGCTCCGTATCCGGCCAGTCGAAGGCGATATTATGTAAATCTTTGTCCTCCTGCATCCGTGCTTTCACGGTATTGGCGATTTCTTTCACCTTGGCCTGATCAGGTCCGGATACGCGCAGCATGACCGGATATTTCGATGGCGGGCCGATTTGCAGGAATTGTGTATTTACGAGGGCTGACGGAAATTGTTCGTTCAGATATGAGGTCAACTCGCTGTATAGTTTATCCCGGTCCTCTAAGGATTTCGTGACGATCACATATTGGAGGAAATTATTCCGCTGCAGTTCGGGTTCCAATGTGAGCACGAATCGAGGGGACCCTTGGCCCACATAGGATGCGAATGTCGAAATATGTTCGTTATCCTGCAAATGCTTGTCGATGATTTTCGCCTGGTTCGCCGTGTATTCGATGGACGAACTTTGCGGGAACTGCATGGATACGATGATTTCATTCCGCGTGGAGGACGGGAAAAATTCCTGTTTGATGAGAGGGAATGAAACGAGTGAAAGTATGAAAGCAATCAACGTAATGCCGAGGACCGCTTTGTGATGGTCGAGGGACCAATGGAGAAGTCGCTCGAATTTATCGTTGAAGGTGACCTTCATCTTGTGCATGATATGGTCGCGTCTGGACCATTCCGACTCAGGCTTCGGCGCCTTTGTTTCGATGATTTTATATCCTAGTACGGGGCTTACGAGAACGGAGGCGAACCAGGATAGAATGAGTGCCATGAAGACCACGATGGACAGGGATTTCGTGAATTCCGCCACCATCCCCTGTGCAAGGGCTAACGGTAAGAAGCCGGCACATGTAATGAGTGTCCCCGACAGCATAGGAAATGCCGTCGACTGGTATGCGAAGGTGGCCGCCTTGAAGTGTCCCCAACCCTCTTCGAGTTTAACGTTCATCATTTCCACGACGATGATCGCATCGTCCACGAGAAGCCCCAGAGCCAGGATGAGGGCGCCGAGACTTACTTTATGTAAGTAGATGCCGTTTTCATACATCAGGATGAACGTGGTGGACACGACAACCGGAATGGTGAGGGCCACCACGATGCCCGTGCGAAGTCCCAGGGACGCGAAGCTGACGAGCAGTACGATGGCGATGGCTTCGAATAGAGATTGCGAGAAATCGCCGATAGATTCCTTCACGATATGCGGCTGATTCGACACCTGATCGAGTTCGAGGCCGGCAGGAATAGTTTTCTTGAGTTCAGCCAGCTTTTTATCGATGGCTTCGCCGAATTCGATATTGTTCGCCCCTGCATCCATGGAGATGGCGATACCGATGGCCGGTTTGCCTTCGTAGTAGAACTGCGGCTCGCTCGGATCCTGATAAGTCATGGTCACGTCCGCCATATCACCGAGGCGCAAGGTCTGGTTATTGACGCGTATCGGCATGTCCCGTACCGCCTGCGGGCTGTCGAAGAGGCCATTTATGCGAAGGTACACATTATTCGTATCCGTCGTAATCGTACCGGCCGGAACCATCATGCTCTGCTGTTTCAGAGCGGTCAGGAATTGCTGTGTGCTCACCTGATAGGATGCGAGCTTATCCTTGTTGATGGTGACATTCAACGTCTGTTGCTGTACGCCGATGAGGCTGATTTTCTTTACATTCGGCACGGATAACAGCTGACGTTTCAGGTCTTCCGCCTGTTTACGTTTTTCTTCGTACGAATATTCGTCACCGCTGATGGCGTAGATGATACCGTAAACATCATCGAAGCGGTCATTGATGGTCGGACCCTGTACGCCCGTCGGCAATGAGCTCCATTCGTCGTTAATCATGTTGCGCGCTTCTTCCCAGGCGGGACGAATCTGATTGGACGGTAAATCTTCTTTCAGATTGATATAGATGACGGATTTGCTGCCGTCCGTGAAAGATTTCGTATAGTCCAGTCCCGGTAAATCGCGCAGTTTTTCTTCCAATTTATCCGTTACCTGATCGGACATCTCCTGCGGAGAAGCCCCCGGCCAGGCGACGCCGACCACCATGGTGCGCATCGTAAAGTCCGGATCCTCCATGCGTCCCATGTGGGTGAATGAGAAGACACCGAATGTGAGTAACACGGCCATGAAGTAATAGATGATGGATTTATGTTTTAGGGCCCATTCGGCCAGATTAAATTTCTTCATTGACTGACCGCCGTCCCTTCTTGTAATTGCTGAGTACCGGCGGTGATGACGATGTCACCTTTCGAGAGGCCCGATGTGACGATAACCGAATTCGAACCGAATTCACCGGTTTTAATCGGTACGAGATGAGCCTTGTTGTCCCGTATGATGTATACCGCATTATTGCCGGACGAATCTTTTACTAACGCCGTCAAAGGAATAGTAAGATGTGTTGAATCCGTGGATGTCAGATTTGCGTTGATCGTCATGCCCAGCTGTACCGAGTCCGGAGGATTCTGCAAGGAAATTTTTACCGTATAGGTCCGCGCTACAGGGTCCGGAACAGGAGAGATTTCGCGAACGACGCCCTGTACTTTTACGTCAGGAAGCGCCCAGAACGTAATCGTCGCAGGACTGCCCACGTGGACGGTGTTGAGTTCCTGTTCAGGAATGGAGATGACCGCCTCCGGCTCGTGACCGGCCGCCAATATGCCCACCTGTTGGCCCGCCGCTACGACCTGACCCGGTTCGATGGTGAGGCTCGTGATGAGGCCCGTATCTGGTGCAATCAAGTTAGTGTAACTGTCCTGATTGCTGCTCAAATTGAGGCTGGCCTGCGCCTGTTGTAATTGAGCCGCCGAAGCGTTTAACTGATTTTCCGCCTGATCCAGCTGCAATTTGCTGATCGCCTGCTGGGCGTACAGTTCGCGGTATCGCTTTGCATTCGTATTCGCCAGATCATAAGCCGACTGAGCCGCTTTCACAGCGCCCTCCGCATTTTGTACCTGCGATGCCGTATCGGCGCCGTTGATCTGCGCGATGACCTGACCGGCCTCCACCTGATCGCCTACGCTGGCAAATTTGTTGATAACGCGGCCTCCAATCTGAAAGGCCAGATTGGTTTCCGTCCGATTGTGAACGGTACCGGAATATCCGGCGCCGGTGGTGCCGCTTTCTTCGCCGATGGTAATGGTGCGGACCTTTAGACTCGCTTCATCTGTCTGTTTTTCTGAGCCGCAACCGCTGATGAGGGTCGCCCCTATCATGATGGCGGCTATCATTGTCATGACTCTTTGATTCATAGAATCTCTCCTTTATCCCGTCTATAGCTATTTCAGGTGAAAGTATCATTATATTAGCCCCCAGTATTTCCCGAAATCAGTGGTACGTTTATACATTCTATAAGGAGTACATATGGTAATGTATTTCATCGTTAGGGTACCGAAATGTCTGAAATAGGTACAGATTTTATATTTTATACAATTAAATAATACTATATATAGTGGAAAAATTCCAGTAAGTGTAA
It encodes the following:
- a CDS encoding efflux RND transporter periplasmic adaptor subunit — its product is MNQRVMTMIAAIMIGATLISGCGSEKQTDEASLKVRTITIGEESGTTGAGYSGTVHNRTETNLAFQIGGRVINKFASVGDQVEAGQVIAQINGADTASQVQNAEGAVKAAQSAYDLANTNAKRYRELYAQQAISKLQLDQAENQLNASAAQLQQAQASLNLSSNQDSYTNLIAPDTGLITSLTIEPGQVVAAGQQVGILAAGHEPEAVISIPEQELNTVHVGSPATITFWALPDVKVQGVVREISPVPDPVARTYTVKISLQNPPDSVQLGMTINANLTSTDSTHLTIPLTALVKDSSGNNAVYIIRDNKAHLVPIKTGEFGSNSVIVTSGLSKGDIVITAGTQQLQEGTAVSQ
- a CDS encoding YbjQ family protein, translating into MIITTTMHIENYSIKEYKGIVFGEVVEGRNFVKDFMSGIRDIVGGRSGSYEESLMKARQAALDEMASRAQKIGANAIIGVSFQYSTVGETNGMLMITCNGTAVVI
- a CDS encoding amino acid permease, which codes for MSDNQHNNVEYTSNTQQHLKRSLKARHMNMIALGGAIGTGLFVAGGEVVSTAGPGGALVAYGLIGIMVYFLMTSLGEMATYLPIPGSFGTYAKRYVDPAFGFALGWNYWFNWAITLAAEVLAGALIMKYWFPDVPAIVWSALFLFILFGLNYLSTRSFGESEYVFSSIKVITVFVFLFCGFMLILGIGGTSPGFTNWTVGDAPFVGGWEAILAIFMVAGFSFQGTELIGVAAGEAEEPEKNVPKAINSIFWRILLFYIGAFTVIGFLIPYTDPNLLNSSIENVSISPFTLVFDRFGFAFAASFINAIILTAVLSAGNSGLYSSTRMLYALAKEGQAPKIFAKLNKRGVPVPALVLTAAIGLFAFLTSFIGEGTAYTWIVNISGLCGFIAWVGIAVAHYRFRRAFKAQGRDLSELPYKASFFPFGPILALILCIIIICGQNYTAFTGETIDWYGVSVAYIGLPVFFAVYLGYKYTKKTKLVPLKEINLNRDFER
- a CDS encoding efflux RND transporter permease subunit, whose translation is MKKFNLAEWALKHKSIIYYFMAVLLTFGVFSFTHMGRMEDPDFTMRTMVVGVAWPGASPQEMSDQVTDKLEEKLRDLPGLDYTKSFTDGSKSVIYINLKEDLPSNQIRPAWEEARNMINDEWSSLPTGVQGPTINDRFDDVYGIIYAISGDEYSYEEKRKQAEDLKRQLLSVPNVKKISLIGVQQQTLNVTINKDKLASYQVSTQQFLTALKQQSMMVPAGTITTDTNNVYLRINGLFDSPQAVRDMPIRVNNQTLRLGDMADVTMTYQDPSEPQFYYEGKPAIGIAISMDAGANNIEFGEAIDKKLAELKKTIPAGLELDQVSNQPHIVKESIGDFSQSLFEAIAIVLLVSFASLGLRTGIVVALTIPVVVSTTFILMYENGIYLHKVSLGALILALGLLVDDAIIVVEMMNVKLEEGWGHFKAATFAYQSTAFPMLSGTLITCAGFLPLALAQGMVAEFTKSLSIVVFMALILSWFASVLVSPVLGYKIIETKAPKPESEWSRRDHIMHKMKVTFNDKFERLLHWSLDHHKAVLGITLIAFILSLVSFPLIKQEFFPSSTRNEIIVSMQFPQSSSIEYTANQAKIIDKHLQDNEHISTFASYVGQGSPRFVLTLEPELQRNNFLQYVIVTKSLEDRDKLYSELTSYLNEQFPSALVNTQFLQIGPPSKYPVMLRVSGPDQAKVKEIANTVKARMQEDKDLHNIAFDWPDTEPVANVHIDPNKARLLGIDSYSVSLHLQSLLSGTKSGEYYEGNQTIPITFRLGDNAQHNLSALSSLPIQTGSGNYVPLSQIATITMTQEDGIIWHRNMMPTISVHANVKEGVLGNAKTNEIYKQLKDIRDSLPAGYTIDLDGSAEKSVTAVDKLLVPMPIMLFVIMTILMFQLKRIPLMFMALLTAPLGLIGVVVALNITRTPLGFMAILGIIALSGMIIRNSIILLDQIEIHKAQGQEPREAIISSATLRFRPIMLTAIAAIMGMIPLMGSVFWSPLAIAFSGGLLVATVLTLIVLPVMYATWYKIE